A window of the Capricornis sumatraensis isolate serow.1 chromosome 9, serow.2, whole genome shotgun sequence genome harbors these coding sequences:
- the HINT1 gene encoding adenosine 5'-monophosphoramidase HINT1 translates to MADEIAKAQVARPGGDTIFGKIIRKEIPAKIIYEDDQCLAFHDISPQAPTHFLVIPKKHISQISAAEDDDESLLGHLMIVGKKCAADLGLKKGYRMVVNEGSDGGQSVYHVHLHVLGGRQMNWPPG, encoded by the exons atggcAGATGAGATCGCCAAGGCTCAGGTCGCCCGGCCTGGCGGCGACACGATCTTCGGGAAGATCATTCGCAAGGAAATCCCAGCCAAAATCATTTATGAGGATGACCAG TGTCTTGCTTTCCATGACATTTCCCCTCAAGCACCAACACATTTTCTGGTGATACCCAAGAAACATATATCCCAGATTTCTGCAGCAGAAGATGATGATGAAAGT cttcttgGGCATTTGATGATTGTTGGCAAGAAATGTGCTGCTGATCTGGGCCTGAAGAAGGGCTATCGAATGGTGGTGAATGAAGGTTCAGATGGGGGCCAGTCTGTCTATCATGTTCATCTCCATGTTCTTGGAGGTCGGCAGATGAACTGGCCTCCTGGTTAA